Within the Oncorhynchus gorbuscha isolate QuinsamMale2020 ecotype Even-year unplaced genomic scaffold, OgorEven_v1.0 Un_scaffold_2952, whole genome shotgun sequence genome, the region CCACATTTTCCAgtccctcaccctctcacctcctctccccctccctcacctccctctcccccccactccctccctcctctcccctcacctccccctccccctccctcacctcctctccccactccctccctcagctcctctccccccccccctcccctcctctccccccctccctccctcctccctccctccctccccctccctccctcacctcctcccccactccctccctcacctcctctccccactccctccctcacctcctctccccactccctccctcacctcctctcccccgtCCACCTACCTGTTGGATGGGTTGAGTTCGTTCTGCCATTTTAGCTGTCCGTTCTCCAGCACAGAGTCATACCACAACACCATACTACCAGGGACTCTCTCGTGCATCTGGTCCGTCAGATAACGTAGAAACAGAGGAGTGTTCTTCACAGCAGTCTCCTAATTACACGAGAGGAGACGGAGGGCAGGGAACATACACGTTATCAATCATCGACGTGCTTCCCAAATGGCCCCTCTCTGTCCccatagtccactactttagaccagggcccattaaGGCTGCACTGTTGTCATGTTGTACGTGGCAGGCCAACGTGTTTCCCAAATGGCCCCCTCTGTCCccatagtccactactttagaccagggcccattaaGGCTGCACTGTTGTCATGTTGTACGTGGCAGGCCAACGTGTTTCCCAAATGGCCCCCTCTGTCTccatagtccactactttagaccagggcccattaaGGCTGCACTGTTGTCATGTTGTACGTGGCAGGCCAACGTGTTTCCCAAATGGCCCAGTCTGTCCccatagtccactactttagaccagcagATTAAGGCTGCACTGTTGTCATGTTGTACCACAGGTTCATACCCAGTAATGGCTCTCTGTCTccatagtccactactttagaccagggcccattaaGGCTGCACTGTTGTCATGTTGTACGTGGCAGGCCAACGTGTTCACAGCACAGtaatacaggtcagtatactgtaggaCAGCAGATAACAGGGAGGCTGTAGACCTAAAGGAGACTTGTCATTGTTCTGGGTTCAGCACAGTAAtgcaggtcagtatactgtaggaCAGCAGATAACAGGGAGGCTGTAGACCTAAAGGAGACTTGTCATTGTTCTGGGTTCAGCACAGtaatacaggtcagtatactgtaggaCAGCAGATAACAGGGAGGCTGTAGACCTAAAGGAGACTTGTCATTGTTCTGGGTTCAGCACAGTAAtgcaggtcagtatactgtaggaCAGCAGATAACAGGGAGGCTGTAGACCTAAAGGAGACTTGTCATTGTTCTGGGTTCAGCACAGTAAtgcaggtcagtatactgtaggaCAGCAGATAACAGGGAGGCTGTAGACCTAAAGGAGACTTGTCATTGTTCTGGGTTCAGCACAGTAAtgcaggtcagtatactgtaggaCAGCAGATAACAGGGAGGCTGTAGACCTAAAGGAGACTTGTCATTGTTCTGGGTTCAGCACAGTAAtgcaggtcagtatactgtaggaCAGCAGATAACAGGGAGGCTGTAGACCTAAAGGAGACTTGTCATTGTTCTGGGTTCAGCACAGTAAtgcaggtcagtatactgtaggaCAGCAGATAACAGGGAGGCTGTAGACCTAAAGGAGACGTGTCATTGTTGACGTTCTGGGTTCAGCACAGtaatacaggtcagtatactgtaggaCAGCAGATAACAGGGAGGCTGTAggggaatatagtgcactacttatagggAATAGAGggggaatatagtgcactagttataGGAAATGGAGGAGgaatatagggcactacttataGGGAATAGAGggggaatatagtgcactagttataGGGAATAGAGggggaatatagtgcactagttataGGGAATAGAGggggaatatagtgcactacttatagggAATAGAGggggaatatagtgcactagttataGGAAATGGAGGAGGAATATAGGACACTACTTATAGGGAATAGAGGGGgaatatagggcactacttataGGGAATAGAGGGgtaatatagtgcactagttattgggaatatagggcactacttataGGGAATAGAGggggaatatagtgcactagttataGGGAATAGAGGGGGAATATAGTGCCATTTTTCAACGCACCCACAACATAATGAAAACCAACGTCTCTATCGCACAGCAATAGACAAGTTTAGTACAGAATAACAAACTGTTAAAAGTTATAAAACTCACACCGAGAGGGTTCTCGATGTTGATCAGCCAACCATCGAAGCCGTAACAGTGGGCTATCTGAACCAGCCTGTCAGCTACGGCCCTGTAAGACTCCTCCTCTTTCAGGAAGACCTCGCACATCTTCCCCCCGTCCGTCCACTCAGTGATGAAGGTGCCTGGAGAACAAGCCAATCACAGCCGTCGATCAGTCACTGTGGAACTCAAACAGACCAATCAGCAGTGTGACTTTGAGGCCGTCAGATCGGCACCTATATTCTCAACGTGAGCCCTATCAGTACTGAAGAAGGCAAATGTCCCAACCGTTTCAGAAATGAATCCAACACTTAGAATATAATCTGTTTGATATTGAAGGcttgtgttctctctcatgtaCATTGTGTAAACTATTATAATTTCATCTGTTAGGTTCAACCCCTTATTGTGTACATCTCACTGTATATGACCTGAGTGAGACAGTCActccgacacacacacagtcacgtacacagtgagacagtcactctgacacacacagtcACGTACACAGTGAGAGAGTcactccgacacacacacacagtcacgtaCACAGTGAGAGAGTCattccgacacacacacacagtcacgtaCACAGTGAGAGAGTCattccgacacacacacacagtcacgtaCACAGTGAGAGAGTcactccgacacacacacacagtcacgtaCACAGTGAGAGAGTcactccgacacacacacacagtcacgtacacagtgagacagtcactctgacacacacagtcACGTACACAGTGAGAGAGTcactccgacacacacacacagtcacatacacagTGAGAGTCActccgacacacacacagtcacgtaCACAGTGAGAGAGTcactccgacacacacacacagtcacatacacagTGAGAGAGTcactccgacacacacacacagtcacgtaCACAGTGAGAGAGTcactccgacacacacacacagtcacatacacagtgagacagtcactctgacacacacagtcacgtacacagtgagacagtcactctgacacacacagtcACGTACACAGTGAGAGAGTCACTccgacacacacagtcacgtaCACAGTGAGAGAGTCACtccgacacacacagtcacatacacagtgagacagtcactccgacacacacacacagtcacgtacacagtgagacagtcactctgacacacacagtcACGTACACAGTGAGAGAGTcactccgacacacacacacagtcacgtacacagtgagacagtcactccgacacacacagtcacgtaCACAGTGAGAGAGTcactccgacacacacacacagtcacatacacagTGAGTCActccgacacacacacagtcacgtaCACAGTGAGAGAGTcactccgacacacacacacagtcacatacacagTGAGAGAGTcactccgacacacacacacagtcacgtaCACAGTGAGAGAGTCActccgacacacacacagtcacgtacacagtgagacagtcactctgacacacacagtcACGTACACAGTGAGAGAGTcactccgacacacacacacagtcacatacacagtgagacagtcactctgacacacacagtcACGTACACAGTGAGAGAGTcactccgacacacacacacagtcacatacacagTGAGTCActccgacacacacacagtcacgtaCACAGTGAGAGAGTcactccgacacacacacacagtcacatacacagTGAGAGAGTcactccgacacacacacacagtcacgtacacagtgagacagtcactccgacacacacacagtcacatacacagtgagacagtcactctgacacacacagtcacgtacacagtgagacagtcactctgacacacacagtcACGTACACAGTGAGAGAGTCActccgacacacacacagtcacgtacacagtgagacagtcactctgacacacacagtcACGTACACAGTGATACATGTGAAAACCACAGACTAAAGCCTACAGGTCACAAACAATAGAGGTTTTAAAAGTGAAACTAAACCTCTCGACTGGCTGAGAAAGTAGAGCAGCGTCTCTCCAACACAGTAGGAGTGTAGACAACACTTCCTCTGAGTGGTAGACAACACTTCCTCTGAGTGGTAGACAACACTTCCTCTGAGTGGTAGATAACACTTCCTCTGAGTGTAGACAACACTTCCTCTGAGTGTAGACAACACTTCCTCTGAGTGTAGACAACACTTCCTCTGAGTGTAGACAACACTTCCTCTGAGTGTAGACAACACTTCCTCTGAGTGGGAGACAACACTTCCTCTGAGTGTAGACAACACTTCCTCTGAGTGATAGACAACACTTCCTCTGAGTGGTAGACAACACTTCCTCTGAGTGGTAGACAACACTTCCTCTGAGTGGTAGACAACACTTCCTCTGAGTGATAGACAACACTTCCTCTGAGTGGGAGACAACACTTCCTCTGAGTGGTAGACAACACTTCCTCTGAGTGATAGACAACACTTCCTCTGAGTGATAGACAACACTTCCTCTGAGTGGTAGACAACACTTCCTCTGAGTGGTAGACAACACTTCCTCTGAGTGGTAGACAACACTTCCTCTGAGTGGTAGACAACACTTCCTCTGAGTGGTAGACAACACTTCCTCTGAGTGGTAGACAACACTTCCTCTGAGTGATAGACAACACTTCCTCTGAGTGATAGACAACACTTCCTCTGAGTGTAGACAACACTTCCTCTGAGTGGTAGACAACACTTCCTCTGAGTGGTAGACAACACTTCCTCTGAGTGTAGACAACACTTCCTCTGAGTGTAGACAACACTTCCTCTGAGTGTAGACAACACTTCCTCTGAGTGTAGACAACACTTCCTCTGAGTGTAGACAACACTTCCTCTGAGTGTAGACAACACTTCCTCTGAGTGGGAGACAACACTTCCTCTGAGTGGGAGACAACACTTCCTCTGAGTGATAGACAACACTTCCTCTGAGTGATAGACAACACTTCCTCTGAGTGATAGACAACACTTCCTCTGAGTGTAGACAACACTTCCTCTGAGTGTAGACAACACTTCCTCTGAGTGTAGACAACACTTCCTCTGAGTGTAGACAACACTTCCTCTGAGTGTAGACAACACTTCCTCTGAGTGGTAGACAACACTTCCTCTGAGTGGTAGACAACACTTCCTCTGAGTGTAGACAACACTTCCTCTGAGTGGTAGACAACACTTCCTCTGAGTGTAGACAACACTTCCTCTGAGTGTAGACAACATTTCCTCTGAGTGTAGACAACACTTCCTCTGAGTGTAGACAACACTTCCTCTGAGTGTAGACAACACTTCCTCTGAGTGGTAGACAACACTTCCTCTGAGTGTAGACAACACTTCCTCTGAGTGGGAGACAACACTTCCTCTGAGTGGGAGACAACACTTCCTCTGAGTGATAGACAACACTTCCTCTGAGTGTAGACAACACTTCCTCTGAGTGTAGACAACACTTCCTCTGAGTGGTAGACAACACTTCCTCTGAGTGGTAGACAACACTTCCTCTGAGTGGTAGACAACACTTCCTCTGAGTGGTAGACAACACTTCCTCTGAGTGGTAGACAACACTTCCTCTGAGTGGTAGACAACACTTCCTCTGAGTGAAGGCAGAAAACAGACTGGTGGAAACCAGTAGTGTACAATAATGTACtacatactgtaatactgtaccactTTCACACTGCTGGGCCGGCCAGAATGAACCTAACCGTGATGACTTGAATATTTTGACATTTCAGCATGCTTCACGACACATTTACCAGGCCCACTTAGACCCTACAGCTGGGGTTCGGCTCGGTTCGGCTCGGTACTGTGAAAAGATATATAACTACAAGGGCATTATTGACTCCCAATAATGTCTGTTttctcccaaagtgtgcacttgttcacttcccttcatggaTTTGACAGGAAATGACTGTTATAAAAAAAaactcccctctctacccccatctCTATACCAATCCAATGTTTTCCCATTCGTGGGGAGTAGTGAACAAGTACACACTTGTTCAGGAGGAAAGAGAGATTATTGGGACTTGGCCCCGTTGAGTCTCACCCAGGACGATGACTCCGTGTCGGTGAGCAGCGTTGGTCCAGACGGCAGGGGGGATGGTCACCGTGTTGTGGCTGAAGTAGTTAAACACGTCGATGTACTGCCAGTGGTAGAACACATAGGGGGCATCCGACTCTGCTCCCTGCAGAAACctgagggggagaggtcaggggtcaaaggTGAGAGGGAATTTAGTCCAAAAAGGGACTTCCAACACAAGGAGTACGTTGTTATGTGAGAATTTAGTAACAGCCTATCGTAGAAGAGTCATGAGTGTGCAAACAAAGTCTACTTGTGGCAGTTCAGTGTTTCACAGGTGAGAGttcagaggtgagaggtcaacCTACCTGTCATCCAGGTATCCGCCCATCATGTCGTGACTCACCAGAGTCCGGTGCGGCGTGCTGGCCAGAGAAGGCTCCCGATTGGCCAGGGGCACCGTCGCCACGTTGAAGGGGTTGGCCTCGCTGCGTTTCCACGACAACAGCTCCTCCAGGGACTGAAGGCCGGAGCTGATTGGCTCGGTGGTATCCGGGTCATAATGCTTAGCTGTAAAGGGAAAGGCACAGATTGGTTCGTTCTTTGTGCTTTAGGTAACATTTGAGTTTTCACTGAATACGGTTGATTACTGTGTCTTCAGGTCGGCCTGGCAACCAAACAACTGTGTGAGCAGAACGAACAGGGACAGTATCACTATAACCTGAGTGTAAAGAGCTATTTCATCATTCCACTGTCCTGTCATTTCCTAAGGATGAAAACCCTTCTGAAACTCAGAGGCTCTGCGCTGTTAGACAGTCTATATtatgtactgttatacagtctatactctgtatacagtctatactctgtactgttatacagtctatactctgtactgttatacagtctatactctgtactgttagacagtctatactctgatacagtctatactctgatacagtctatattctgtactgttatacagtctatactctgatacagtctatactctgtactgttagacagtctatactctgatacagtctatactctgatacagtctatactctgtactgttatacagtctgcACTCTGTACTGTTagacagtctatactctgtactgttagacagtctatactctgatatagtctatactctgtactgttatacagtctatactctgtactgttatacagtctatactctgtactgttatacagtctatactctgatacagtctatactctgtatacagtctatactctgtactgttatacagtctatactctgtactgttagacagtctatactctgatacagtctatactctgtactgtatacagtctatactctgtatacagtctatactctgtactgttatacagtctatactctgtactgttatacagtctatactctgtactgttatacagtctatactctgttatacagtctatactctgtactgttatacagtctatactctgtactgttatacagtctatactctgtatacagtctatactctgatacagtctatactctgatacagtctatactctgtactgttatacagtctatactctgtatacagtctatactctgtactgtgatacagtctatactctgtactgttatacagtctatactctgtatacagtctatactctgtactgttatacagtctatactctgtactgttatacagtctatactctgatacagtctatactctgtatacagtctatactctgtactgttatacagtctatactctgatacagtctatactctgtactctgatacagtctatactctgtactgttatacagtctatactctgtactgttatacagtctatactctgtactgttatacagtctatactctgtactgttatacagtctatactctgtactgttatacagtctatactctgtactgttatacagtctatactctgtactgtacagtctatactctgtactgttatacagtctatactctgtactgttatacagtctatactctgtactgttatacagtctatactctgtatacagtctatactctgtactgttatacagtctatactctgatacagtctatactctgtactgttatacagtctatactctgtactgttatacagtctatactctgtactgttatacagtctatactctgtactgtatacagtctatactctgttatacagtctatactctgtactgttatacagtctatactctgtactgttatacagtctatactctgtatacagtctatactctgtactgttatacagtctatactctatactctgatacagtctatactctgttacacagtctatactctgtactgttatacagtctatactctatactctgatacagtctatactctgttacacagtctatactctgtactgttatacagtctatactctgtatacagtctatactctgtactgttatacagtctatactctgtactgtatacagtctatactctgttatacagtctatactctgtactgttatacagtctatactctgtactgtatacagtctatactctatactgttatacagtctatactctgtactgttatacagtctatactctgtactgttatacagtctatactctgtatacagtctatactctgtactgtatacagtctatactctgatacagtctataatctgatacagtctatactctatactgttatacagtctatactctgtactgttatacagtctatactctgtactgttatacagtctatactctgtatacagtctatactctgtactgttatacagtctatactctgtactgttatacagtctatactctgtactgttatacagtctatactctgtactgttatacagtctatactctgtatacagtctatactctgtactgtatacagtctatactctgtactgttatacagtctatactctgatacagtctatactctgtatacagtctatactctgtactgttatacagtctatactctgatacagtctatactctgtactgttatacagtctatactctgtactgttatacagtctatactctgtactgttatacagtctatactctgtatacagtctatactctgtactgtatacagtctatactctatactgttatacagtctatactctgtactgttatacagtctatactctgtactgttatacagtctatactctgtactgttatacagtctatactctgtatacagtctatactctgtactgttatacagtctatactctgttatacagtctatactctgtactgttatacagtctatactctgtactgttatacagtctatactctgtatacagtctatactctgatacagtctatactctgtactgttatacagtctatactctgatacagtctatactctgatacagtctatactctgtactgttatacagtctatactctgatacagtctatactctgtactgtatacagtctatactctgttatacagtctatactctgtactgttatacagtctatactctgtatacagtctatactctgatacagtctatactctgtactgttatacagtctatactctgatacagtctatactctgtatacagtctatactctgtactgttatacagtctatactctgtatacagtctatactctgtactgttatacagtctatactctgatatACAGTCTGCactctgatatacagtctatactctgtactgttagacagtctatactctgtactgttatacagtctatactctgtactgttatacagtctatactctgtatacagtctatactctgtatacagtctatactctgatacagtctatactctgtactgttatacagtctatattatgtactgttatacagtctatactctgtactgttatacagtctatactatgtactgttatacagtctatactctgtactgttatacagtctatactctgtatacagtctatactctgatacagtctatactctgtactgttatacagtctatactctgtacagtatatactctgatacagtctatactctgtactgttatacagtctatactctgtatacagtctatactctgtacagtctatacagtctatactctgtactgttatacagtctatactctgatacagtctatactctgatacagtctatactctgatacagtctatactctgtactgttatacagtctatactctgatacagtctatactctgtactgttatacagtctatactctgtactgttagacagtctatactctgatacagtctatactctgtactgttatacagtctatactctgatacagtctatactctgtactgttatacagtctatactctgatacagtctatactctgtactgttatacagtctatactctgtactgttatacagtctatactctgtactgttatacagtctatactctgtactgttatacagtctatactctgatacagtctatactctgtactgttatacagtctatactctgatacagtctatactctgatacagtctatactctgtactgttatacagtctatactctgatacagtctatactctgatacagtctatactctgtactctgatacagtctatactctgatacagtctatactctgatacagtctatactctgatacagtctatactctgtactgttatacagtctatactctgatacagtctatactctgtactgttatacagtctatactctgtatacagtctatactctgatacagtctatactctgatacagtctatactctgtactgttatacagtctatactctgatacagtctatactctgatacagtctatactctgatacagtctatactctgtactgtgtatacagtctatactctgatacagtctatacagtctatactctgtactgttatacagtctatactctgatacagtctatactctgatacagtctatactctgatacagtctatactctgatacagtctatactctgtatatacagtctatactctgtgttatacagtctatactctgtatatacagtctatactctgttatacagtctatactctgatacagtctatactctgatacagtctatactctgatacagtctatactctgatacagtctatactctgtactgttatacagtctatactctatactctgatacagtctatactctgatacagtctatactctgtactgttatacagtctatactctatactctgatacagtctgcACTCTGTACTGTTAGACAGTCTGtactctgatacagtctatactctgtactgttatacagtctatactctgatacagtctatactctctactgttatacagtctatactctgtactgttatacagtctatactctgatatacagtctatactctgtactgttatacagtctatactctgatacagtctatactctgatacagtctatactctgtacagtctatactctgatacagtctatactctgatatacagtctatactctgtatacagtctatactctgtactgttatacagtctatactctgatacagtctatactctgtactgttatacagtctatactctgtactgttatacagtctactCTGTACTGTTAGACAGTCTGtactctgatacagtctatactctgtactgttatacagtctatctctgatacagtctatactctgtactgttatacagtctatactctgatacagtctatactctgtaatgttatacagtctatactctgtactgttatacagtctatactctgtactgttatacagtctatctgtactgttagacaGTCTGtactctgatacagtctatactctgtactgttatacagtctatactctgtactgtgatacagtctatactctgatacagtctatactctgtactgttatacagtctatactctgtatacagtctatactctgatacagtctatactctgtactctgatacagtctatactctgatacagtctatactctgtactgttatacagtctatactctgtatacagtctatactctgatacagtctatactctgatacagtctata harbors:
- the LOC124027090 gene encoding cytosolic endo-beta-N-acetylglucosaminidase-like; translated protein: MDGALTTEHQEDGSLRRRKTEDEGEDQIGSKLSKTESTGLESCLDEPVELRSVHEVIKYGASSLPAKHYDPDTTEPISSGLQSLEELLSWKRSEANPFNVATVPLANREPSLASTPHRTLVSHDMMGGYLDDRFLQGAESDAPYVFYHWQYIDVFNYFSHNTVTIPPAVWTNAAHRHGVIVLGTFITEWTDGGKMCEVFLKEEESYRAVADRLVQIAHCYGFDGWLINIENPLGETAVKNTPLFLRYLTDQMHERVPGSMVLWYDSVLENGQLKWQNELNPSNR